The proteins below are encoded in one region of Streptomyces marianii:
- a CDS encoding acyl-CoA mutase large subunit family protein has translation MDADAIEEGRRRWQARYDSAKKRNADFTTLSGDPVEPVYGPRPGDTYDGFERIGWPGEYPFTRGLYPTGYRGRTWTIRQFAGFGNAEQTNERYKMILAAGGGGLSVAFDMPTLMGRDSDDPRSLGEVGHCGVAIDSAADMDVLFKDIPLGDVTTSMTISGPAVPAFCMYLVAAERQGVDPGVLNGTLQTDIFKEYIAQKEWLFEPEPHLRLIGDLMEYCARDIPAYKPLSVSGYHIREAGATAAQELAYTLADGFGYVELGLSRGLDVDVFAPGLSFFFDAHLDFFEEIAKFRAARRIWARWMKEVYGAKTDKAQWLRFHTQTAGVSLTAQQPYNNVVRTAVEALAAVLGGTNSLHTNALDETLALPSEQAAEIALRTQQVLMEETGVANVADPLGGAWYVEQLTDRIEADAEKIFDQIKERGLRAHPDGKHPIGPITSGILRGIEDGWFTGEIAESAFRYQQSLEKGDKRVVGVNVHHGSVTGDLEILRVSHEVEWEQVRILGDRKARRDDARVKASLERMLAAARDGSNMIEPMLDAVRAEATLGEICNVLRDEWGTYTEPPGF, from the coding sequence ATGGACGCTGACGCCATCGAGGAGGGCCGCCGCCGCTGGCAGGCCCGGTACGACTCCGCGAAGAAGCGGAACGCCGACTTCACCACGCTCTCCGGTGATCCGGTCGAGCCGGTCTACGGGCCCCGGCCCGGCGACACCTACGACGGCTTCGAGCGGATCGGATGGCCGGGCGAGTACCCGTTCACGCGCGGTCTGTACCCGACGGGCTACCGCGGCCGCACCTGGACCATCCGCCAGTTCGCCGGCTTCGGCAACGCCGAGCAGACCAACGAGCGGTACAAGATGATCCTGGCCGCCGGTGGCGGCGGGCTCAGCGTCGCCTTCGACATGCCGACGCTGATGGGGCGCGACTCCGACGACCCGCGGTCCCTCGGCGAGGTCGGCCACTGCGGTGTCGCCATCGACTCCGCCGCCGACATGGACGTCCTCTTCAAGGACATCCCGCTCGGCGACGTCACCACCTCGATGACGATCAGCGGACCCGCCGTCCCCGCCTTCTGCATGTACCTCGTCGCCGCCGAGCGGCAGGGTGTCGACCCGGGCGTCCTGAACGGCACGCTCCAGACCGACATCTTCAAGGAGTACATCGCCCAGAAGGAGTGGCTGTTCGAGCCGGAGCCCCATCTGCGCCTCATCGGCGACCTGATGGAGTACTGCGCCCGCGACATCCCGGCGTACAAGCCGCTCTCCGTCTCCGGCTACCACATCCGCGAGGCGGGGGCGACGGCAGCGCAGGAGCTCGCGTACACGCTCGCCGACGGCTTCGGGTACGTCGAACTCGGCCTCAGCCGCGGACTGGACGTGGACGTCTTCGCGCCCGGACTGTCCTTCTTCTTCGACGCGCACCTGGACTTCTTCGAGGAGATCGCCAAGTTCCGCGCGGCCCGCCGCATCTGGGCCCGTTGGATGAAGGAGGTCTACGGGGCGAAGACCGACAAGGCGCAGTGGCTGCGGTTCCACACCCAGACGGCCGGTGTCTCGCTGACCGCCCAGCAGCCGTACAACAACGTCGTGCGCACGGCCGTCGAGGCCCTCGCGGCCGTCCTCGGCGGCACGAACTCGCTGCACACCAACGCCCTGGACGAGACGCTGGCGCTGCCGTCGGAGCAGGCCGCCGAGATCGCCCTGCGCACGCAGCAGGTGCTGATGGAGGAGACGGGCGTCGCCAACGTGGCAGACCCGCTGGGCGGCGCCTGGTACGTGGAGCAGCTCACCGACCGTATCGAGGCGGACGCCGAGAAGATCTTCGACCAGATCAAGGAGCGCGGACTGCGCGCCCACCCGGACGGGAAGCACCCCATCGGGCCCATCACCTCCGGCATCCTGCGCGGAATCGAGGACGGCTGGTTCACCGGCGAGATCGCCGAGTCGGCCTTCCGCTACCAGCAGTCGCTGGAGAAGGGCGACAAGCGGGTCGTCGGCGTCAACGTCCACCACGGCTCCGTCACCGGCGACCTGGAGATCCTCCGCGTCAGCCACGAGGTCGAGTGGGAGCAGGTCCGCATCCTGGGCGACCGCAAGGCCCGTCGCGACGACGCCCGGGTCAAGGCGTCGCTGGAGAGGATGCTGGCCGCCGCCCGCGACGGCTCGAACATGATCGAGCCGATGCTGGACGCCGTCCGTGCCGAGGCCACCCTCGGCGAGATCTGCAACGTACTGCGGGACGAGTGGGGCACGTACACCGAGCCCCCCGGCTTCTGA
- a CDS encoding DUF3817 domain-containing protein, with translation MKKSVLTRYRVMAYVTAVMLLVLCTSMVFKYGFDTGEDITFAVSQAHGVLYIVYLVFAFDLGSKAKWPFGRLLWVLLSGTIPFVAFFVERNVTRSVAPLVSESEPVAVKA, from the coding sequence ATGAAGAAGAGCGTCCTGACCCGTTACCGGGTGATGGCCTACGTCACCGCCGTCATGCTGCTCGTGCTGTGCACCTCCATGGTGTTCAAGTACGGTTTCGACACGGGTGAGGACATCACCTTCGCCGTCTCCCAGGCGCACGGCGTCCTCTACATCGTCTACCTGGTCTTCGCCTTCGACCTCGGCTCCAAGGCCAAGTGGCCGTTCGGCAGGCTGCTGTGGGTGCTGCTCTCCGGGACGATCCCCTTCGTCGCCTTCTTCGTCGAGCGCAATGTCACACGCTCGGTAGCGCCGCTGGTCAGCGAGTCGGAGCCGGTGGCCGTCAAGGCGTAG
- a CDS encoding MarR family winged helix-turn-helix transcriptional regulator — MPKPLSLPFDPIARADELWQQRWGPVPSMAAITSIMRAHQILLAEVDAVVKPYGLTFARYEALVLLTFSKAGELPMSKIGERLMVHPTSVTNTVDRLVRSGLVAKRPNPNDGRGTLASITDKGREVVEAATRDLMEMDFGLGAYDSEECAEIFALLRPLRVAAHDFDEG, encoded by the coding sequence GTGCCGAAGCCGCTCAGCCTTCCCTTCGACCCCATCGCCCGAGCCGACGAGCTCTGGCAGCAGCGCTGGGGCCCCGTGCCCTCGATGGCCGCGATCACCTCGATCATGCGGGCCCACCAGATCCTGCTCGCCGAGGTCGACGCCGTGGTCAAGCCGTACGGGCTGACCTTCGCCCGGTACGAGGCGCTGGTGCTGCTCACCTTCTCCAAGGCCGGGGAGCTGCCGATGTCCAAGATCGGTGAGCGGCTGATGGTCCACCCGACCTCCGTCACGAACACCGTGGACCGCCTGGTGAGATCCGGTCTGGTCGCCAAGCGGCCCAACCCCAACGACGGCCGCGGCACGCTGGCCTCCATCACGGACAAGGGGCGCGAGGTCGTCGAGGCGGCCACCCGGGACCTCATGGAGATGGACTTCGGGCTCGGCGCCTACGACTCCGAGGAGTGCGCGGAGATCTTCGCGCTGCTGCGGCCGCTGAGGGTCGCGGCGCACGACTTCGACGAGGGCTGA
- a CDS encoding MTH1187 family thiamine-binding protein yields MIVAFSVTPLGVGEDVGEYVADAVRVVRESGLPNRTDAMFTSVEGEWDEVMDVVRRAVAAVEARAPRVSLVLKADVRPGVTDGLTGKVETVERHLSA; encoded by the coding sequence GTGATCGTCGCCTTCTCCGTCACCCCGCTCGGCGTGGGCGAGGACGTCGGCGAGTACGTCGCCGACGCGGTCCGCGTCGTCCGCGAGTCCGGACTGCCGAACCGCACGGATGCGATGTTCACCTCGGTCGAAGGTGAGTGGGACGAGGTGATGGACGTCGTCAGGCGCGCCGTCGCCGCGGTCGAGGCACGCGCCCCGCGCGTCTCCCTCGTCCTCAAGGCCGACGTCAGGCCGGGCGTCACGGACGGTCTGACGGGCAAGGTCGAGACCGTGGAACGCCACCTGTCCGCCTGA
- a CDS encoding DUF3817 domain-containing protein, which translates to MDIKTASALHRLRLVSGPEAVSFLLLLVCSVLKRTTEFNAVPVMGAIHGVLFILYVLFWLDAWNRTKWDVRTAAVYFVLSVVPFGGFFADRKLKRAAADAVIASRARREGTVNA; encoded by the coding sequence GTGGACATCAAGACCGCCTCCGCCCTCCACCGCCTCCGGCTCGTCTCCGGTCCCGAGGCCGTGTCCTTCCTGCTCCTGCTCGTCTGCTCGGTACTCAAGCGCACGACGGAGTTCAACGCGGTCCCGGTCATGGGCGCGATCCACGGCGTCCTCTTCATCCTGTACGTGCTCTTCTGGCTGGACGCCTGGAACCGCACCAAGTGGGACGTCAGGACGGCCGCGGTCTACTTCGTCCTGTCGGTGGTCCCGTTCGGCGGCTTCTTCGCCGACCGCAAGCTCAAGCGCGCCGCCGCGGACGCGGTCATCGCCTCCCGCGCCCGCCGTGAGGGCACGGTGAACGCGTGA
- a CDS encoding AIM24 family protein, whose protein sequence is MFRLQGSKVLAVDMTGDSVKAKNGSMVAYDGHMDFKKLSGGGEGIRGMVTRRLTGEQMTMMEVKGQGTCYFADRASEINLVSLHGDKLYVESSNLLCTDGGLRTGTSFTGLRGGATGNGLFTTTVEGTGQAAIMSDGPAVVLRVTPQYPLSVDPGAYIAHQGGLQQQFQSGVTFRTLMGEGGGEAFQIRFEGDGLVYVQPSERNTIGGDV, encoded by the coding sequence ATGTTCCGACTTCAAGGCAGCAAAGTGCTCGCCGTCGACATGACCGGGGACTCCGTCAAGGCGAAGAACGGGTCCATGGTCGCGTACGACGGCCACATGGACTTCAAGAAACTGTCCGGCGGCGGTGAGGGCATCCGCGGCATGGTGACCCGCCGCCTCACCGGCGAGCAGATGACCATGATGGAGGTGAAGGGCCAGGGCACCTGCTATTTCGCCGATCGCGCCTCCGAGATCAATCTCGTCTCGCTGCACGGCGACAAGCTGTACGTCGAGTCGAGCAATCTCCTCTGCACGGACGGCGGGCTGCGCACCGGCACCAGCTTCACCGGACTGCGCGGCGGCGCGACCGGCAACGGACTGTTCACGACGACCGTCGAGGGCACGGGCCAGGCCGCGATCATGTCGGACGGCCCGGCCGTGGTGCTGCGCGTGACGCCCCAGTACCCGCTCTCCGTGGACCCGGGCGCCTACATCGCGCACCAGGGCGGTCTTCAGCAGCAGTTCCAGTCCGGGGTCACCTTCCGCACGCTCATGGGCGAGGGCGGCGGCGAGGCCTTCCAGATCCGGTTCGAGGGCGACGGGCTCGTGTACGTGCAGCCGAGCGAGCGGAACACCATCGGAGGGGACGTCTGA
- a CDS encoding AIM24 family protein, whose amino-acid sequence MPFREINSKMVEATVVPGQKMYSQRGAMLAYKGDVSFTPNIAGGQGGLMSMIGRRVADEATPLMTVEGSGTVMFGHGGHHIQVIGLTGDTLYVEADRLLAFDGTLQQGTMFMGSQGGVMGMVRGQVTGQGLFTTTLKGHGAVAVMAHGGVIELPITPGRPVHVDPQAYVAHHGDVRNKLSTALGWRDMVGRGSGEAFQLELSGSGAVYVQASEEKL is encoded by the coding sequence ATGCCGTTCCGCGAGATCAACTCGAAGATGGTCGAGGCGACGGTGGTTCCCGGCCAGAAGATGTACAGCCAGCGCGGCGCGATGCTCGCCTACAAGGGCGACGTCTCCTTCACCCCGAACATCGCCGGCGGCCAGGGCGGCCTGATGTCGATGATCGGCCGGCGGGTCGCCGACGAGGCGACGCCGCTGATGACGGTCGAGGGCTCGGGCACGGTCATGTTCGGCCACGGCGGCCACCACATCCAGGTCATCGGCCTCACCGGCGACACCCTGTACGTCGAGGCCGACCGGCTGCTGGCCTTCGACGGCACCCTGCAGCAGGGCACGATGTTCATGGGCTCGCAGGGCGGGGTCATGGGGATGGTGCGCGGCCAGGTCACCGGCCAGGGCCTGTTCACCACCACCCTGAAGGGTCACGGCGCCGTTGCCGTCATGGCACACGGCGGGGTGATCGAACTGCCGATCACACCGGGCCGGCCGGTCCACGTGGACCCTCAGGCGTACGTCGCGCACCACGGCGACGTACGGAACAAGCTCTCCACCGCGCTGGGCTGGCGCGACATGGTGGGGCGCGGCTCGGGCGAGGCGTTCCAGCTCGAACTGAGCGGCAGTGGTGCGGTGTACGTCCAGGCGTCGGAGGAGAAGCTGTGA
- a CDS encoding AIM24 family protein — translation MSTPVIHDPMTLPSDDNVNPYTFCVELKGSQWFLQKGKMIAYYGRIDFNGIGHGRLDRLMRTSFHSPLHASDWVVAEGSGKMLLADRAFDVNSFDLDEGNLTVRAGNLLAYQPSLALKQSIVPGFLTLIGTGKFVAASNGPVVFMEPPIRVDPQALVGWADCPSPCHHYDHGYMSGVMGGLRQLSGIGGASGEEHQFEFVGAGTVLMQSTEALMPEQATGAVPHADGVPGGGHGAGQHGSTPRLPGQLGDLQRRFGL, via the coding sequence GTGAGCACGCCGGTGATTCATGATCCGATGACGCTGCCGAGCGACGACAACGTCAACCCGTACACCTTCTGCGTGGAGCTCAAGGGCTCCCAGTGGTTCCTGCAGAAGGGGAAGATGATCGCCTACTACGGGCGGATCGACTTCAACGGGATCGGCCACGGCCGGCTGGACCGGCTGATGCGCACCAGCTTCCACTCGCCGCTGCACGCGAGCGACTGGGTGGTGGCCGAGGGCAGCGGCAAGATGCTGCTCGCGGACCGGGCCTTCGACGTCAACTCCTTCGACCTGGACGAGGGCAATCTGACGGTCCGGGCCGGGAACCTGCTGGCGTACCAGCCCTCGCTGGCCCTGAAGCAGTCGATCGTTCCCGGCTTCCTCACGCTGATCGGCACGGGGAAGTTCGTCGCGGCGTCGAACGGCCCCGTGGTCTTCATGGAGCCCCCGATCCGGGTGGACCCGCAGGCGCTGGTGGGCTGGGCGGACTGCCCTTCGCCGTGCCACCACTACGACCACGGATACATGAGCGGGGTGATGGGCGGCCTGCGGCAGCTGTCCGGGATCGGCGGTGCCTCGGGCGAGGAGCACCAGTTCGAGTTCGTCGGCGCGGGCACGGTGCTGATGCAGTCGACCGAGGCGCTCATGCCCGAACAGGCGACCGGCGCGGTCCCGCACGCGGACGGGGTACCGGGCGGCGGTCACGGCGCCGGTCAACACGGCTCCACCCCGCGCCTGCCCGGTCAGCTGGGGGACCTCCAGCGTCGCTTCGGCTTGTGA
- a CDS encoding MarR family winged helix-turn-helix transcriptional regulator produces METETATRWLSDTEQCAWRTYLDVNRLLTYQMEKDLQPFGLTNNDYEILVNLSESPERRMRMSDLAAATLQSKSRLSHQITRMENAGLVRRENCESDRRGLYAVLTDQGMETMQKVAPHHVESVRQHFIDLLSPEALADLHESLKPVAEHLRGRRGRV; encoded by the coding sequence ATGGAGACCGAGACGGCCACGCGCTGGCTGAGCGATACGGAGCAGTGCGCCTGGCGCACCTATCTGGATGTCAACAGACTGTTGACCTACCAGATGGAAAAGGATCTGCAACCGTTCGGCCTGACCAACAACGACTACGAAATCCTCGTCAACCTCTCGGAGTCCCCCGAGCGGCGCATGAGGATGAGCGATCTGGCGGCGGCCACGCTGCAGTCCAAGAGCCGGCTCTCCCACCAGATCACCCGCATGGAGAACGCGGGCCTGGTGCGCCGGGAGAACTGCGAGTCCGACCGCCGCGGGCTGTACGCGGTACTCACCGACCAGGGCATGGAGACCATGCAGAAGGTCGCGCCGCACCACGTCGAGTCCGTGCGCCAGCACTTCATCGACCTGCTGTCCCCGGAGGCGCTCGCCGACCTCCACGAATCCCTCAAACCGGTGGCGGAGCACCTGCGGGGCCGCCGCGGCAGGGTCTGA
- the meaB gene encoding methylmalonyl Co-A mutase-associated GTPase MeaB, whose amino-acid sequence MVDVPQLVAQAREGRPRAVARLISLVEGASPQLREVMAELAPLTGGAYVVGLTGSPGVGKSTSTSALVTAYRKAGKRVGVLAVDPSSPFSGGALLGDRVRMSDHASDPGVYIRSMATRGHLGGLAWAAPQAIRVLDAAGCDVVLVETVGVGQSEVEIASQADTSVVLLAPGMGDGIQAAKAGILEIGDVYVVNKADRDGADATARELNHMLGLGESRGPGDWRPPIVKTVAARAQGVDEVVEALEKHRAWMEEHGVLAERRARRAAHEVETIAVTALRERIGDLRGDRRLGALAERIVAGELDPYAAADELVAGLTGD is encoded by the coding sequence ATGGTGGACGTCCCCCAGCTGGTCGCCCAGGCGAGGGAGGGCAGGCCGCGGGCCGTGGCCCGGCTGATCTCGCTCGTCGAGGGGGCGTCCCCGCAGCTCCGCGAGGTCATGGCGGAGCTCGCGCCGCTGACCGGCGGCGCGTACGTGGTGGGCCTGACGGGTTCGCCGGGGGTCGGCAAGTCCACGTCCACCTCGGCGCTGGTGACCGCGTACCGGAAGGCCGGCAAGCGCGTCGGAGTGCTCGCCGTCGACCCGTCGTCCCCGTTCAGCGGCGGTGCGCTGCTCGGGGACCGGGTGCGGATGTCCGACCACGCCTCCGATCCGGGGGTCTACATCCGCTCGATGGCCACCCGCGGCCATCTCGGCGGACTCGCCTGGGCCGCGCCGCAGGCGATCCGCGTCCTCGACGCGGCCGGCTGCGACGTGGTGCTCGTGGAGACGGTCGGCGTCGGCCAGTCGGAGGTGGAGATCGCCTCCCAGGCCGACACGTCCGTGGTGCTGCTGGCGCCCGGCATGGGCGACGGCATCCAGGCAGCGAAGGCGGGGATCCTGGAGATCGGCGACGTGTACGTGGTCAACAAGGCGGACCGCGACGGCGCCGACGCCACCGCCCGCGAGCTGAACCACATGCTCGGGCTGGGCGAGTCCCGGGGGCCGGGCGACTGGCGTCCGCCCATCGTGAAGACGGTCGCCGCGCGGGCCCAGGGCGTCGACGAGGTCGTCGAGGCCCTGGAGAAGCACCGCGCCTGGATGGAGGAGCACGGAGTCCTCGCCGAGCGCCGCGCCCGCCGCGCCGCGCACGAGGTGGAGACCATCGCGGTCACGGCCCTCCGCGAACGCATCGGCGACCTCCGCGGCGACCGTCGCCTGGGCGCTCTCGCGGAGCGCATCGTCGCGGGCGAACTGGACCCGTACGCGGCGGCTGACGAACTCGTCGCGGGCCTGACGGGCGACTGA
- a CDS encoding acetyl-CoA C-acetyltransferase — protein MTGTNSTTSVIVAGARTPMGRLLGSLKSFSGADLGGFAIKAALDRAGIGGDQVQYVIMGQVLQAGAGQIPARQAAVKAGIPMSVPALTINKVCLSGLDAIALADQLIRAGEFDVVVAGGQESMTNAPHLLPKSREGFKYGAIEMLDAMAHDGLTDAFEGIAMGESTEKHNTRLGIARPEQDEIAALSHQRAAAAQKNGLFEAEITPVEIPQRKGEPVVFSKDEGIRAETTVESLGKLRPAFAKDGTITAGTSSQISDGAAAVVVMSKAKAEELGLDWIAEIGAHGNVAGPDNSLQSQPSNAIAHALKKDGLEVSDLDLIEINEAFAAVAVQSMKDLGVSPEKVNVNGGAIALGHPIGMSGARIVLHLALELKRRGGGTGAAALCGGGGQGDALIVRVPAK, from the coding sequence ATGACTGGAACGAACAGCACCACATCCGTCATCGTCGCCGGGGCGCGTACCCCCATGGGACGGCTGCTCGGCTCACTGAAGTCCTTCTCCGGCGCCGACCTGGGCGGCTTCGCCATCAAGGCCGCGCTGGACCGGGCCGGCATCGGCGGTGACCAGGTGCAGTACGTGATCATGGGCCAGGTGCTGCAGGCGGGCGCCGGGCAGATCCCGGCCCGTCAGGCGGCCGTCAAGGCCGGCATCCCCATGAGCGTCCCGGCCCTCACGATCAACAAGGTGTGCCTGTCCGGCCTGGACGCGATCGCCCTCGCCGACCAGCTGATCCGTGCGGGTGAATTCGACGTCGTCGTCGCCGGCGGCCAGGAGTCCATGACCAACGCGCCGCACCTGCTGCCGAAGTCCCGCGAGGGCTTCAAGTACGGCGCGATCGAGATGCTCGACGCGATGGCGCACGACGGCCTCACCGACGCGTTCGAGGGCATCGCCATGGGCGAGTCCACCGAGAAGCACAACACCCGCCTCGGCATCGCCCGCCCCGAGCAGGACGAGATCGCCGCGCTGTCCCACCAGCGTGCCGCGGCCGCGCAGAAGAACGGCCTGTTCGAGGCCGAGATCACGCCCGTCGAGATCCCGCAGCGCAAGGGCGAGCCGGTCGTCTTCAGCAAGGACGAGGGCATCCGCGCCGAGACCACCGTCGAGTCGCTCGGCAAGCTGCGCCCCGCGTTCGCCAAGGACGGCACGATCACGGCCGGTACCTCCTCGCAGATCTCCGACGGCGCCGCCGCCGTGGTCGTGATGAGCAAGGCCAAGGCCGAGGAACTCGGTCTGGACTGGATCGCCGAGATCGGTGCCCACGGAAACGTCGCGGGCCCGGACAACTCGCTGCAGTCCCAGCCGTCCAACGCGATCGCGCACGCCCTCAAGAAGGACGGCCTAGAGGTCTCGGACCTCGACCTCATCGAGATCAACGAGGCGTTCGCCGCCGTGGCCGTGCAGTCGATGAAGGACCTCGGGGTATCCCCGGAAAAGGTGAACGTCAACGGCGGCGCGATCGCCCTCGGCCACCCGATCGGCATGTCCGGCGCGCGCATCGTGCTGCACCTGGCGCTGGAGCTGAAGCGGCGCGGCGGCGGGACCGGCGCGGCGGCGCTGTGCGGCGGCGGCGGTCAGGGCGACGCGCTGATCGTCCGCGTACCGGCGAAGTAA
- the mce gene encoding methylmalonyl-CoA epimerase yields MLTRIDHIGIACFDLDKTVEFYRATYGFEVFHTEVNEEQGVREAMLKINETSDGGASYLQLLEPTREDSAVGKWLAKNGEGVHHIAFGTADVDGAAGDIRSKGVRVLYDEPRIGSMGSRITFLHPKDCHGVLTELVTSADPTSAEH; encoded by the coding sequence ATGCTGACGCGAATCGACCACATCGGGATCGCCTGTTTCGACCTCGACAAGACCGTCGAGTTCTACCGGGCCACGTACGGCTTCGAGGTCTTCCACACGGAGGTCAACGAGGAGCAGGGCGTGCGGGAGGCCATGCTCAAGATCAATGAGACCTCGGACGGCGGCGCCTCCTACCTCCAGCTCCTGGAGCCCACCCGCGAGGACTCCGCGGTCGGGAAGTGGCTGGCCAAGAACGGCGAAGGGGTCCACCACATCGCCTTCGGCACGGCGGACGTGGACGGTGCCGCCGGCGACATCCGGAGCAAGGGCGTACGGGTGCTCTACGACGAGCCGCGCATCGGTTCGATGGGCTCCCGGATCACGTTCCTGCACCCCAAGGACTGCCACGGCGTCCTCACCGAACTGGTCACTTCCGCCGACCCCACCTCAGCGGAGCACTGA